A DNA window from Iodobacter ciconiae contains the following coding sequences:
- a CDS encoding AraC family transcriptional regulator: MTGSIPDKMKVPGALWEGIKRVQIDRAEVVRRAALPLTVLKDDTQISTAQFFALFRAIEAVSQDAAIGLRIASVLDGAVMPLAFVAAQHARDFRDALNRVARFKRLCTPEDAVLAEDGDRSDIVVRWPHAAPDSIPYSLVDATMASLVELGRRGTSERLIPIALELARPEASRSALERYFGCQVRFNAAEDRISFRRDDLDKEFVTYNRDLLEVIAPELDRRFKHHLMSGSVAEQARWVLRRRLTAGRPDIRSVAAELVMSERSLQRRLTDEGVSFQALVSDTRHQLALEYLSDVSLTLIEVAYMLGYEDKNSFFRAFRQWEEQTPSEWRVANLANHSMNGWGRLR; this comes from the coding sequence ATGACCGGCTCTATTCCAGACAAAATGAAGGTGCCTGGCGCGCTGTGGGAAGGCATCAAGCGGGTTCAAATCGACCGTGCCGAGGTCGTCCGCCGGGCGGCATTGCCGCTCACCGTGCTGAAGGACGATACGCAGATTTCCACTGCACAGTTTTTCGCACTCTTTCGCGCCATCGAAGCCGTTAGTCAAGACGCCGCTATCGGGCTACGCATCGCATCTGTTCTGGATGGGGCTGTCATGCCCTTGGCTTTCGTCGCTGCTCAGCATGCTAGGGACTTCCGTGATGCGCTGAATCGGGTGGCCCGGTTCAAGCGTCTGTGCACGCCCGAAGATGCTGTACTCGCGGAGGATGGTGACCGCAGCGACATCGTTGTCCGCTGGCCACATGCTGCCCCTGATTCGATTCCATATTCCCTGGTCGATGCCACGATGGCGTCGCTCGTGGAGCTAGGCCGCAGAGGAACTTCAGAACGGTTGATACCAATCGCGCTGGAGTTGGCCCGTCCTGAGGCATCGAGGTCCGCGCTCGAACGATATTTTGGCTGCCAAGTCAGGTTTAATGCCGCGGAAGACCGTATTAGTTTCCGGCGAGATGACCTCGACAAGGAATTCGTCACTTACAACAGGGACTTGTTGGAGGTTATTGCGCCAGAACTGGACCGGCGTTTTAAGCACCATTTGATGTCGGGTTCTGTTGCTGAGCAGGCCCGCTGGGTACTGCGCCGGCGGTTGACGGCTGGTCGGCCGGACATTCGTTCGGTCGCAGCAGAACTGGTTATGAGCGAACGCTCCTTACAACGGCGCCTGACGGATGAAGGTGTCAGTTTCCAGGCCCTTGTGAGTGACACAAGACATCAGTTGGCACTTGAGTATTTGTCTGACGTTTCCTTGACGCTCATTGAAGTTGCCTACATGCTTGGCTACGAAGACAAGAATTCGTTCTTCCGAGCCTTCAGGCAGTGGGAAGAACAAACGCCATCGGAGTGGCGAGTCGCAAATCTAGCGAATCACTCAATGAATGGGTGGGGTCGGTTACGATGA
- a CDS encoding SDR family NAD(P)-dependent oxidoreductase: MSKQVALITGGATGIGKAVALKLVAQGVNVVMSGRRAEVGAVALAEVSAAARDGAQVRFVQNDVSDEAKVKSMIDGIVAEFGRLDMAVNNAGIFNEYSSLNQSETQNFRDMLEVNVMGVYFSMKYEIAQMLQQGKGAIVNLASIAGLNGIPWGGTYAATKHAVVGLTKSSALDHAAQGIRINGVAPGAIRTDIIAEQLNSNLAELEAMHPMQRVGKPEEIANAISWLLSDEASFVTGHILNVDGGFQAK; encoded by the coding sequence ATGTCCAAACAAGTCGCCCTTATTACCGGCGGTGCTACCGGCATCGGTAAAGCTGTAGCCCTCAAGCTCGTCGCTCAAGGCGTTAACGTCGTCATGAGCGGTCGCCGAGCAGAAGTCGGCGCGGTTGCCTTGGCCGAAGTCTCAGCAGCCGCACGCGACGGTGCCCAAGTTCGCTTCGTACAGAACGATGTGTCCGACGAAGCCAAGGTTAAATCAATGATTGACGGCATCGTGGCTGAATTCGGCCGGCTCGACATGGCCGTCAACAATGCGGGTATCTTCAACGAGTATTCTTCGCTGAACCAATCCGAGACTCAGAACTTCCGCGACATGCTTGAAGTAAACGTGATGGGCGTGTATTTCAGTATGAAGTACGAAATTGCCCAAATGCTCCAACAAGGCAAAGGGGCTATCGTCAATTTGGCATCGATTGCCGGCCTGAACGGCATCCCCTGGGGCGGAACCTATGCGGCGACCAAGCATGCGGTGGTTGGTCTTACTAAGTCGTCAGCACTCGACCATGCGGCTCAAGGCATTCGTATCAACGGTGTGGCGCCCGGAGCTATCCGCACTGACATCATCGCAGAGCAGTTGAACAGTAATCTCGCCGAACTTGAAGCAATGCACCCCATGCAGCGAGTGGGAAAGCCAGAAGAGATAGCGAATGCCATCAGCTGGCTGCTCTCGGACGAGGCCAGCTTCGTCACCGGTCACATTCTCAACGTAGATGGTGGCTTCCAAGCCAAATAA
- the lpxC gene encoding UDP-3-O-acyl-N-acetylglucosamine deacetylase, producing the protein MFQQRTLKTTIRAVGVGLHSGERVTLVLKPAPVNSGIVFHRVDLPESTPFRVTPALVNDTRLSSTLVKDGVRVGTIEHIMSAFAGLGIDNAVVEVDAPEMPIMDGSAAPFIYLLQSAGIVDQHAAKQFVRVLKPIEVCEGDKWVRLLPHDGYKVALTIDFAHPAFKKSAQTITLDFADTNYVSEIARARTFGFIHEVEYLRMNGLARGGSMDNAIVIDEYRILNEGGLRFEDEFVRHKVLDLVGDLYILGRPLIAAFEGYKSGHAMNNKLLRALLDDESSYEIVSFENRDDVPSSFHDLPALGI; encoded by the coding sequence ATGTTTCAGCAACGCACTCTGAAGACGACTATCCGCGCCGTTGGTGTGGGCCTGCATTCCGGCGAGCGGGTAACCCTCGTCCTAAAACCGGCCCCGGTTAATAGCGGGATCGTTTTCCACCGCGTCGATTTGCCCGAGTCGACGCCATTCAGAGTTACGCCTGCGCTGGTCAACGACACGCGGCTCTCCTCCACGCTCGTCAAAGACGGCGTACGTGTCGGCACGATCGAGCACATCATGTCCGCATTTGCGGGGCTAGGCATCGACAATGCAGTTGTTGAAGTCGATGCTCCGGAAATGCCGATTATGGATGGATCGGCAGCGCCTTTTATCTATCTGTTGCAATCAGCAGGTATCGTGGATCAGCATGCGGCCAAGCAGTTTGTTCGTGTACTGAAACCCATCGAAGTCTGCGAAGGTGATAAATGGGTGAGATTACTGCCGCATGATGGTTACAAGGTGGCGCTCACCATCGATTTTGCCCACCCAGCATTTAAAAAATCGGCCCAGACGATCACCCTTGATTTTGCCGACACAAATTATGTCAGTGAAATCGCCCGCGCCCGTACCTTTGGCTTTATCCATGAAGTAGAATACCTGCGTATGAATGGCCTGGCCCGTGGCGGCAGCATGGATAACGCCATTGTAATTGATGAATACCGCATTCTGAATGAGGGCGGTCTGCGTTTTGAAGACGAATTTGTCCGCCACAAAGTGCTTGATCTGGTCGGAGATTTATACATCCTCGGCCGCCCGCTGATTGCCGCTTTCGAAGGCTATAAATCGGGTCACGCCATGAATAACAAGCTGCTGCGCGCCCTGCTCGACGACGAATCCTCCTACGAGATTGTCAGCTTCGAAAACAGGGACGACGTGCCCAGCTCATTCCACGATTTACCTGCCTTGGGAATCTGA
- the ftsZ gene encoding cell division protein FtsZ, with protein sequence MALTFEVQEVAHHVNIKVIGVGGAGCNAINNMIEHALSGVQFIAANTDVQVLKLSKATDIVQLGSTGFGAGCDPEVAREAAEADRERIGELISGANLLFITAGMGGGTGTGASPVIAQIAREKGIFTVGVVTKPGLDEGSRQKVAQAGIDELSRAVDSLIIVSNQKLEEVLGEDVTVDEAFRAADDVLRNAVASIVEIIQYPGLINVDFADVKTVMQEKGMAMMGSAFAAGENRAIRATEEAISCPLLDNINFKGARGVLLNISASRASLKKSEITRAREIIQSHVAEDAMVKHGVVYDESLGEQIRITIIATGMGNTATKPQLSVVQTPQLKTGTDNHSGEPDWGAYDLPPGFRPNNRSTRGANGDVATTTRPSTSNVDMDIPAFLRRQAD encoded by the coding sequence ATGGCATTAACTTTCGAAGTGCAAGAAGTTGCACATCACGTCAATATTAAGGTGATCGGTGTCGGCGGCGCAGGCTGCAACGCGATCAATAATATGATCGAACATGCATTAAGCGGCGTGCAGTTTATTGCCGCTAATACCGATGTACAGGTACTGAAACTATCCAAGGCAACAGATATAGTGCAATTGGGCTCTACAGGTTTTGGTGCAGGTTGCGATCCTGAAGTCGCTCGCGAAGCGGCCGAAGCCGACCGTGAGCGCATTGGTGAGCTGATCAGTGGCGCCAATCTCTTGTTTATCACCGCAGGTATGGGCGGTGGTACAGGAACTGGCGCATCCCCTGTGATCGCACAGATTGCCCGTGAAAAAGGCATTTTTACCGTGGGCGTAGTCACCAAGCCCGGTCTTGACGAAGGCTCGCGCCAGAAAGTGGCTCAAGCCGGTATCGACGAGCTTTCACGCGCTGTTGATTCGCTGATCATTGTCTCCAATCAAAAGCTGGAAGAAGTGCTTGGCGAAGACGTTACTGTTGATGAAGCCTTCCGTGCTGCTGATGATGTACTGCGTAATGCCGTCGCGTCGATCGTAGAAATCATCCAGTACCCAGGCCTGATCAACGTTGACTTTGCCGACGTTAAAACTGTGATGCAGGAAAAAGGCATGGCGATGATGGGATCGGCCTTTGCTGCAGGCGAAAACCGAGCGATCCGCGCAACTGAAGAAGCCATCAGCTGCCCGCTTCTGGACAACATCAATTTCAAAGGTGCACGTGGTGTGTTGCTAAATATCAGCGCCAGCCGTGCCAGCCTGAAGAAAAGCGAAATCACCCGCGCCCGCGAAATCATTCAGTCGCATGTTGCAGAAGATGCCATGGTTAAACACGGTGTGGTTTACGACGAAAGCCTGGGCGAGCAAATCCGCATTACCATTATCGCCACCGGTATGGGTAATACGGCCACCAAGCCGCAGCTATCTGTCGTGCAGACACCGCAACTTAAAACCGGCACAGACAATCACTCTGGCGAGCCGGATTGGGGTGCTTACGATTTACCTCCGGGTTTCCGCCCGAATAATCGCAGTACCCGTGGTGCAAACGGTGATGTGGCAACAACCACCCGCCCTTCCACCTCTAATGTAGATATGGATATCCCTGCTTTCTTGCGCCGTCAGGCAGATTAA
- the ftsA gene encoding cell division protein FtsA, whose amino-acid sequence MTRDSKNIIVGLDIGTSKVVAVVAEIKEDGALNVIGLGSAASRGLKRGVVVDIEKTVAAIQSALGEAELMADCKISQVFTGIAGSHIKSINSDGMVAIKDKEVTSADVDRVIETASAVNIPTDHQVLHILAQEYMIDGQEGVKEPMGMSGVRLHVNVHIVSGAVSAVQNITKCVRRCGLEIEEVVLQPLASSYSVLTEDEKDLGVCLVDIGGGTTDLAIFIGGAIRHTAVIPIAGDQVTNDIAMALRTPTSEAETIKLQHGVALRHMSDPAQMIEVPGVGERGARQMSRHTLAEVIEPRVEELYGLVQQELRRSGFEGRLSSGIVITGGAAMMPGMVELGEEIFHMPLRMGTPKYVGGLAEVVKNPRYSTAVGLLLIAREQLLKNPVHRGKDGGVGDIFGRMKSWFQNTF is encoded by the coding sequence ATGACCAGAGATAGCAAAAACATCATTGTCGGGCTGGACATTGGAACATCCAAAGTGGTGGCTGTTGTCGCCGAAATCAAAGAAGACGGTGCGCTCAATGTGATCGGTCTGGGCTCGGCTGCTTCACGCGGTTTGAAGCGTGGCGTAGTGGTCGATATTGAAAAAACAGTTGCAGCCATCCAATCCGCTTTAGGCGAAGCCGAGCTGATGGCCGATTGCAAAATCAGCCAGGTTTTTACCGGCATTGCAGGCAGCCATATCAAGAGTATTAACTCTGACGGCATGGTTGCCATTAAAGATAAAGAAGTTACTTCTGCCGATGTAGACCGCGTGATCGAAACCGCCAGTGCAGTCAATATCCCGACTGACCATCAGGTTCTGCACATCCTGGCGCAGGAATACATGATAGACGGCCAGGAAGGCGTAAAAGAGCCGATGGGCATGTCGGGTGTGCGTTTACATGTCAACGTGCATATCGTCAGCGGTGCCGTCAGCGCGGTGCAAAACATCACCAAATGTGTACGTCGCTGCGGGCTGGAAATTGAAGAGGTGGTATTGCAACCACTGGCTTCATCCTATTCGGTACTGACCGAAGACGAAAAAGATTTAGGTGTTTGCCTGGTTGATATTGGTGGCGGCACCACCGATCTGGCGATATTTATTGGCGGCGCAATCCGCCATACCGCCGTGATACCGATTGCCGGCGATCAGGTCACCAACGATATCGCCATGGCGTTGCGTACCCCGACTTCGGAAGCCGAAACAATCAAGTTACAACATGGTGTGGCACTACGCCATATGAGCGACCCGGCGCAAATGATCGAAGTACCGGGTGTAGGCGAGCGCGGTGCCCGGCAAATGAGCCGCCATACTCTGGCAGAAGTCATTGAGCCACGCGTTGAAGAACTCTACGGTTTAGTTCAACAGGAGTTACGCCGTTCCGGTTTTGAAGGCCGCCTATCCAGCGGTATTGTAATTACCGGAGGAGCCGCAATGATGCCCGGCATGGTTGAGCTTGGGGAGGAGATTTTCCATATGCCATTACGGATGGGCACCCCGAAGTATGTGGGTGGCCTTGCCGAAGTGGTTAAAAACCCGCGCTATTCCACAGCGGTGGGTTTGTTGTTAATCGCACGTGAACAATTACTAAAAAACCCCGTACACAGGGGTAAAGATGGCGGTGTAGGGGATATTTTTGGCCGCATGAAATCATGGTTTCAAAACACATTTTAA
- a CDS encoding cell division protein FtsQ/DivIB encodes MWDKPQLLMWFANLLTALALLLLFYALLFLTVHSPLFPIKRIKVDGDLVHVTREQLQYVIKHELTGTFFTLDLDKTRQAFEKLPWVRQVTVRRHWPDRVEVKVEEHKAVARWGSVALLNSYGERFDAASNDQLPILEGPEGTEKVMIDGFAKLHKTLQPLGKKTTHVWLSERRAWRFELDHQLVIEVGRDEAVTRTARFVTAYPNSLALLKQPFEYVDLRYPNGFAVRLPEYKPVESKPGEKPAVPAKPAAAKPA; translated from the coding sequence ATGTGGGATAAGCCTCAGCTGTTAATGTGGTTTGCCAATTTGCTGACTGCATTAGCTTTATTGCTTTTATTTTATGCTTTGCTGTTTTTGACCGTACATTCGCCTTTGTTTCCAATTAAAAGAATCAAGGTGGATGGTGATTTAGTTCACGTTACACGTGAGCAATTGCAATACGTTATTAAACACGAACTGACCGGGACATTTTTCACCCTGGATTTGGATAAAACACGGCAAGCCTTTGAAAAGCTGCCGTGGGTAAGGCAAGTCACCGTACGGCGGCACTGGCCGGACCGGGTAGAAGTAAAGGTAGAAGAGCACAAAGCAGTCGCACGCTGGGGCTCGGTGGCTCTGCTTAATAGCTATGGAGAGCGTTTTGATGCTGCATCCAATGATCAGCTGCCCATTCTGGAAGGGCCGGAAGGTACAGAAAAAGTCATGATTGATGGCTTTGCAAAGCTGCATAAAACCTTGCAGCCTCTGGGAAAAAAAACGACCCATGTCTGGCTTTCCGAACGCAGAGCCTGGCGCTTTGAGCTGGATCATCAGCTGGTTATTGAAGTAGGCAGAGACGAGGCAGTTACCAGAACAGCACGATTTGTAACGGCCTACCCCAATTCTCTGGCTTTATTAAAACAGCCTTTTGAATATGTGGATTTGCGTTACCCCAATGGCTTTGCAGTTCGATTGCCAGAGTACAAGCCGGTAGAGAGTAAACCCGGGGAGAAGCCAGCTGTTCCGGCCAAACCCGCAGCAGCTAAACCGGCTTGA
- a CDS encoding D-alanine--D-alanine ligase: MNKYGKVAVVMGGTSAEREVSLMSGKGVLEALLARGVDAHAFDPATKPLDALKTEGFDRAFLILHGPFGEDGTLQGALEVMGIPYTGCGVLASALGMDKLRSKLIWQALGLPIPAFEILTESSDFTAIEQKLGLPLFVKPACEGSSIGVSKVKNTGELASAFKEAYKYDKIVIAEQFIGGGEYTAAVLGEQVLSFVKIEPATEFYDYEAKYIRDDTVYRCPAGLSAQLNEQIAGYVKQAFWALGGKGWARIDFLMDEAGKPYLLEANTAPGMTSHSLFPMAAREAGLSYEDLVLQVLNSTLE, from the coding sequence ATGAATAAATACGGAAAAGTAGCGGTTGTAATGGGTGGCACTTCGGCAGAGCGCGAAGTGTCATTAATGAGCGGCAAAGGTGTTCTGGAAGCCCTATTGGCACGCGGCGTGGATGCGCACGCTTTTGATCCGGCCACAAAGCCGCTTGATGCATTAAAAACCGAAGGCTTTGATCGTGCATTTCTGATTTTGCACGGCCCGTTTGGTGAAGATGGCACTTTGCAAGGCGCGCTTGAAGTGATGGGCATCCCTTACACGGGTTGTGGTGTATTGGCTTCTGCCCTTGGTATGGATAAGCTGCGCAGCAAGTTAATCTGGCAAGCGCTTGGCCTGCCGATTCCGGCTTTCGAAATTTTGACTGAGAGCAGCGATTTTACTGCGATTGAACAAAAGCTTGGCCTGCCATTATTTGTTAAACCAGCCTGTGAAGGCTCCAGTATTGGTGTAAGCAAAGTAAAAAATACCGGAGAACTCGCTAGCGCGTTCAAAGAAGCTTACAAATACGACAAGATTGTGATTGCAGAACAGTTCATTGGTGGGGGAGAATACACCGCCGCTGTACTGGGCGAACAGGTTTTGTCATTTGTAAAAATCGAGCCCGCTACAGAATTCTACGATTATGAAGCCAAATATATCCGCGACGACACGGTTTATCGCTGTCCAGCGGGTTTGTCTGCACAACTCAACGAGCAAATTGCCGGCTATGTCAAACAAGCTTTCTGGGCGCTTGGCGGTAAAGGCTGGGCGCGTATCGATTTCTTAATGGATGAAGCAGGCAAACCTTATTTATTAGAAGCCAATACCGCGCCAGGCATGACTTCGCATAGTTTATTTCCTATGGCAGCACGTGAAGCGGGTTTAAGTTACGAGGATTTGGTTTTGCAAGTATTAAACAGCACGCTGGAATAA
- the murC gene encoding UDP-N-acetylmuramate--L-alanine ligase has translation MKHKVKRIHFVGIGGVGMSGIAEVLLNLGFEISGSDLGSNATTQRLAAAGAQVHLGHTAEFVSNADVVVISSAVKDDNPEVIEARSRKIPVVPRAQMLAELMRLKQGIAIAGTHGKTTTTSLTASILEAAGFDPTFVIGGKLHAAGSNARLGQGDFLVAEADESDASFLLLTPVISVVTNIDQDHMDTYGHDFNNLKKAFITFLQHLPFYGRAVLCIDDPYVREILPQVTSPITSYGVSADAMLRAENIVALDGRMQFDAVWENGESRRLPITLNMPGMHNVLNALAAIATGIEVGADEAAIQSALANFQGVGRRFQRYGEIALASGGSFTLVDDYGHHPVEMAATIAAARGAFPGRRLVLAFQPHRYTRTRDCFEDFVQVLSTVDGLLLGEVYAAGEAPIVAADSRSLARAVRVVGKIEPQFVADIQEMPAAIMTTAKDGDVIITMGAGTIGGVPGKVAAI, from the coding sequence ATGAAACACAAAGTTAAACGTATCCATTTTGTAGGCATAGGCGGCGTCGGCATGAGCGGCATTGCTGAAGTATTGCTCAACCTCGGTTTTGAAATCAGTGGCTCGGATCTTGGCAGCAATGCCACGACACAGCGCCTGGCGGCGGCTGGTGCGCAAGTGCATTTGGGCCATACGGCAGAATTTGTCAGCAATGCCGATGTAGTGGTGATTTCCAGCGCGGTAAAAGATGATAACCCTGAAGTCATCGAGGCGCGCAGCCGCAAGATTCCGGTGGTACCCCGCGCACAAATGCTGGCCGAGCTGATGCGCTTAAAGCAAGGCATTGCCATTGCCGGCACACACGGTAAAACCACCACCACCAGCCTGACCGCTTCTATTTTAGAAGCCGCTGGCTTCGACCCAACCTTTGTGATTGGCGGCAAATTGCATGCTGCTGGCAGCAATGCCCGTTTGGGCCAGGGTGATTTTCTGGTAGCTGAAGCCGATGAAAGCGATGCGTCTTTCCTGCTGCTCACACCGGTTATTTCAGTTGTGACCAATATCGATCAGGACCATATGGATACCTATGGTCATGACTTTAATAATTTGAAGAAGGCGTTTATTACCTTCTTGCAGCACCTGCCTTTCTATGGCCGCGCCGTGTTGTGCATTGATGATCCCTATGTGCGCGAAATTCTGCCGCAGGTCACCAGCCCGATTACCAGCTATGGCGTCAGCGCAGATGCGATGTTGCGCGCGGAAAACATCGTGGCGCTGGATGGCCGTATGCAATTTGACGCGGTTTGGGAAAACGGTGAATCACGCCGTCTGCCCATCACCTTGAATATGCCCGGCATGCACAATGTGCTCAATGCACTCGCCGCGATTGCAACCGGTATTGAAGTAGGCGCAGATGAAGCGGCTATTCAATCCGCACTGGCCAATTTTCAGGGTGTGGGCCGACGCTTTCAGCGCTATGGCGAAATTGCCCTGGCCAGCGGCGGCAGTTTTACGTTGGTAGACGATTACGGCCATCACCCGGTAGAAATGGCGGCCACCATTGCCGCAGCACGGGGCGCATTTCCAGGGCGTCGCTTGGTATTGGCTTTTCAGCCACACCGCTACACCCGCACCCGTGATTGCTTTGAAGATTTTGTGCAGGTTTTGTCCACCGTTGATGGCCTGCTGCTTGGCGAAGTATATGCCGCCGGCGAAGCCCCCATTGTGGCTGCAGACAGCCGCAGCCTGGCCCGTGCTGTGCGTGTGGTAGGCAAGATAGAACCGCAATTTGTGGCCGATATCCAGGAAATGCCCGCAGCCATTATGACCACAGCCAAAGACGGCGATGTGATCATCACCATGGGCGCAGGCACGATAGGCGGCGTTCCGGGCAAGGTTGCGGCAATTTAA
- the ftsW gene encoding putative lipid II flippase FtsW: protein MRQLFSQAIKRLRPNMASYDQALFWCITLLLTIGLVMVYSSSIAMAEVDKDTGFHSNYFLIRHAIFLIVGIVGAFIAFAISTKTWQKYSSTLFLIGMILLLMVLIPGVGREVNGSRRWLSLVVINLQPSELMKLFVVLYAADYTVRKAISMTGSFMQSVTKVLFPMFMVMALVGALLLLEPDFGAFAVITAIAMGALFLGGFNWKLFAGLFMFLGVAFVGLVVSSPYRMQRVLGFLDPWKDPYGKGYQLSHSLIAFGRGEWSGVGLGASVEKLSYLPEAHTDFLMAIIAEEFGFIGVAIVILLFAFLIFRSFMIGVQAAKLERHWQALAAQGVGIWMGVQSFINIGVNMGLMPTKGLTLPLLSFGGSGIVANLIALGVLMRIDYENRQLIRGHRA from the coding sequence GTGCGCCAGCTATTCTCACAAGCCATCAAACGGCTGCGCCCAAACATGGCTTCCTATGATCAGGCGCTGTTCTGGTGCATTACCCTACTGCTGACCATTGGCCTGGTGATGGTGTATTCCTCATCAATTGCCATGGCCGAAGTGGATAAAGACACAGGTTTTCACTCGAACTACTTTTTAATCCGCCATGCTATTTTCCTGATTGTCGGTATTGTAGGGGCATTTATTGCCTTCGCCATTTCCACCAAAACCTGGCAGAAATACTCATCCACCCTGTTTTTAATTGGCATGATTTTGCTGCTGATGGTACTGATTCCCGGAGTCGGGCGTGAAGTCAATGGCAGCCGCCGCTGGTTGTCGCTTGTAGTAATCAACCTGCAGCCATCCGAGCTGATGAAGCTCTTTGTTGTGCTTTATGCCGCTGATTACACAGTACGCAAAGCCATCAGCATGACCGGTTCATTTATGCAAAGCGTAACCAAAGTGCTGTTCCCGATGTTTATGGTAATGGCGCTGGTTGGTGCACTTTTACTGCTGGAGCCTGACTTTGGAGCCTTTGCTGTCATCACCGCCATAGCCATGGGCGCACTCTTTTTAGGCGGCTTTAACTGGAAGCTGTTTGCCGGCCTGTTTATGTTTCTGGGCGTGGCCTTCGTGGGGCTGGTGGTGAGCTCGCCTTACCGTATGCAGCGCGTGCTGGGCTTTTTAGATCCGTGGAAAGATCCGTATGGCAAGGGCTATCAGCTTAGCCACTCACTGATTGCATTTGGCCGTGGCGAATGGAGCGGCGTGGGCTTAGGTGCCAGCGTAGAAAAACTCTCCTATCTGCCCGAGGCACATACCGACTTTTTAATGGCGATTATTGCCGAGGAGTTTGGTTTTATCGGCGTAGCGATTGTGATTTTACTGTTTGCTTTTCTGATTTTTCGCTCCTTTATGATCGGCGTACAAGCCGCCAAGCTGGAACGCCACTGGCAAGCTTTAGCCGCGCAAGGCGTTGGCATCTGGATGGGTGTGCAATCATTTATCAATATCGGCGTAAATATGGGCCTGATGCCCACCAAAGGGCTCACCTTGCCGCTGCTCTCTTTTGGCGGCTCCGGGATTGTGGCCAATTTAATTGCTTTGGGCGTTCTGATGCGCATTGATTACGAAAACCGCCAGCTGATCAGGGGACACAGAGCATGA